Sequence from the Bacteroidales bacterium genome:
GCCCAGCTTCCATCATCTTGCTTAGTTTGCAAATGTTGCAATTCCACCTGAATGGATTTTTTTTCTTTTAATTTATAGGTAACATCAACTGCAACAATGTTTGCATAAATCATTGGAGCGCCCGGATGTCCTTCTACCACTGCTTTGTTGTATGATTGGTATGAGTACAAAAATTCAAGATTTATTTTCTTACTTATTTTTCTGCTTATACCAATATTAAAATCATCAGAATAAAGTTCATCACCGGGTTTAAAAAATTCGGATGTGTATCCCAGTGTACCATTTTGACCTATGGGTGTGGTATCATTAACGGCAACTCGGTCAATAGAAAAAGCACGTGAATAATTTATCGAAATATCCGTTCCCCAATTACCGCCAAGTTTTGTTTTCTTTTTTATATTATAATTAATTTCTCCCTGGAATCCCATTTCTCCATTTGGTTGAGTGGAATAAGGATATAATGCAGCAAGAGTATACACATGTTGTTTTGACAAGGCAGGCAGATAATTAATCATTAGCATATTTCCTGTAATTTTCCTGTCGGAACGAAAATTCATATTATCTATCCTTTTAGCAGAAAGAGAAATTCCCAAACCTTTCTGAGAATAAGATGAAGAAACATATAAAGCTTCACCGGGTTTATATATGTAATTATTTATTTTTGACGGATCATTTATCTTGTATGCATATTCGCTAACAAAATTTATTTTACCACTAACTAAATTTATTCTTCCTGCAAAAGCAGAAACATTTTCAGGGAAGTTATATATCGGATCATCATCCGTTTGAAATTTACTAACCACACTTCCACCTAATGTAATTTTTGTTTTCTTTTCTGCCCAACTTTTAAACATACTGTTTAAAGCAAACTCTCCGTCTGCTCCCCGTACAATTCCATCTCCTTTACCAAAATATAAACGTTGATTTCCTATAACACCTTTAAGAGTAATCCCCGCGAT
This genomic interval carries:
- a CDS encoding DUF6029 family protein is translated as MKVFSICRICFLLSILPFYIHAQNFLNSGQIHGSFQMDAQYYMEDSLIGAPVVPEKILMNAFANILYTNGDFSAGVRFESYQNVMQGFNKENKGNGIPYRFASYKADELQVTIGNFYEQFGSGLILRAYQDWNLGLDNSIDGVQLQYQPIAGITLKGVIGNQRLYFGKGDGIVRGADGEFALNSMFKSWAEKKTKITLGGSVVSKFQTDDDPIYNFPENVSAFAGRINLVSGKINFVSEYAYKINDPSKINNYIYKPGEALYVSSSYSQKGLGISLSAKRIDNMNFRSDRKITGNMLMINYLPALSKQHVYTLAALYPYSTQPNGEMGFQGEINYNIKKKTKLGGNWGTDISINYSRAFSIDRVAVNDTTPIGQNGTLGYTSEFFKPGDELYSDDFNIGISRKISKKINLEFLYSYQSYNKAVVEGHPGAPMIYANIVAVDVTYKLKEKKSIQVELQHLQTKQDDGSWAMAMIQYTIAPKWFFSVGDMYNYGNEIKDEQFHYFNASVGFIKNTNRIALTYGKQREGLFCVGGVCRQVPASNGITLTIISSF